DNA sequence from the Bacteroidota bacterium genome:
ACTTTCAGATCGGGAAAAGCTTTCCGGTAATCAACCATGATTTGCTTTACTTCCAGGGCAGTCCGGACCTGATCTTCCGGTTGGAGATCATTCCAGTGTAAAACATGTTTTTCCGCAAAGACCTCATCAACCAAATCTATATTTCCTTTTCCCCAACCTTCCTCGTAAAAGCGTTTTATTATTTCTTTATTTGACATTTATTTCGAATTAATGAACAAAAATTTTCCTAAGAAAGGGATCCTTCAAAACAATTGCACTTTGCGGGCACATTTCCTGACAGCAATAACATTTGATGCATTTGTCATAATCATGAACAGGAACTTTAGTATGGTCTCCATCCGGCCAATTGACTGCTTTTCCTTCAACCGGGCAGCTGGCGATGCAGGTCCCGCATTTGGTGCACTTCTCCGGAATAATAACAGGTTTGGGGACAAGCTGTTCGTTAACAAACTGATAAATCTTTTTCTTTTGGGCTGCTTTTACCGGACTGCGGTCAACCACAAAGTCAGGTTGTAAAAAGCTTTTTAGCTCATCTCCGACAAGTTCTATTTCATCCCCGGAAAAAGTTCCCAGGCCGGCTTCACTGCCGATTAAGGTTGTAGGGACATTTTCAGGTTTGAGGTTAATCATCCGGCAGGCAGTGGCATCAAGGGCAACCGGGTCGGCTGAAAACAAGAGCACATTCATAGGCCTGGGAGTGCCTCCTCGCGGGCCATTGCCTTCCATGGCAATGATACCGTCCATAATAAAAAGGCGGGGCTTGATAAAAGCATTCAAATCTATCAGCATTCTTGTAAAATCAAAAGGATCCGGAAGTTTAGCATGAAATTCCGCTTTTCTCATTCCGACGATACATCCGAACTGATTCTTGACTGCGCCGGTAAACCTTTCAAGTCCGTGTGTTTTCATCTTGGGAAGACTGATTACCCCGTCAGCATCCAAAATCCCATTGGCAATATAAAACTTCTTGTTTTGTTTGCCCTCTGCAAAAAAGACTTCGCGGCCTTCTTTAAAATCGGCCAGGGGTATATTCATCCCGCCTGCAACTTCGGTAATCCCGGCTTTTTTAGCCGTACCACCAGGAGATCCGAAGCCGGGAGAATCGCCATACCTGAGAATGGCACCTTCAGCCGAAAATATTTCAGCAACAGATTGGAAAACTGAAGGATGCGTAGTGACGCATTTTTCAGGAGCTTCGGCAGCAAGAAGGTTGACTTTTAAAACTATCTTTTCGCCTTCCTTTACGAATTTACCGGCCCCGCCAATAAGCGCAATTCCTTTCTTAACCGCTTTCCTGACTTCATCCAATTCATAAGAATTACAACGAACTATCGCTACTTTACTATTCATAAATCATCGATTAAATTCTCTTTATACTTTGCCCTAAACGATTATACCCAATACAGTAAAAAGAAAAGCTTAACTGGAAAAGGATTTTAACTTCAAATCTAGTGAAGATAATTTAAAATTAGAGATACAAATGTTTATATTAGGTGTTTGATTTGTTAACGGAGAAGTAAATAAAAAATCATTTTAAGAAATATGTATGCTCCGATTTTATACAAATTAAAAATCAGAATTCCTTTTAATATAAGAGTTTGTCGTTTTTAAAATGTCTCTTAATGTGCTCATCTATTGAAGAACAACAAAGAAAGCTATTTTTGCTGAGTATCACTTTAATAAATTCATTAGCTTCATTTTGAGTTATCAGTTTTCTATGGATAGCCACGCTGAAAATATCTAAAGTGGTTAAATATGCTATTGAATTTTCTTCGCAAAACGGAATAATATCGCTAGTATTACTACTTGCAATAATATGTTGATTATGTTTGCAATAAATCAGACATGCCCTTTCACCTTCTCCTCTAATCTTGTCTTTTAATCGAACATATTCATTTAACAATTCAGTAGGATAAGATATTACGGTTACCTGCTTTAAAAGGAAAAGATTTTCAACAATTTTATTTACCGTCCTATTTTTTAACAATTCATTAAGCACAACATCCAACATCCTTAGTCGACCTGGATACAATTCAAACAGCAGACTTATTTTCCCTGCTTTAAACAGATGAATGATGACATCTGAATCTAAAAGTATCAAAACTTTTTCATTCACAGTCATTCTCAGCAGGTGAAAATGGATCAATATTTATTGCATTCAATAATTCAAGATAATAGGATTCGGAAATTTTTTTGTTTTGATATAACCTGTTGACAAGTGATCCATAGTCGCCAATAACTTTATTAAAATTCCCGGGTTTATATAATTTATCATCAAATCCAAGTTTTTTAGCTAAAAGTATCTTCCCGCTATTATATTTGTCAAAATAAGATGAATCGATGTACTTCAACTCACATAACCTGTATATCACTGCATTTACCGATAAACCATAAT
Encoded proteins:
- a CDS encoding DUF362 domain-containing protein, with amino-acid sequence MNSKVAIVRCNSYELDEVRKAVKKGIALIGGAGKFVKEGEKIVLKVNLLAAEAPEKCVTTHPSVFQSVAEIFSAEGAILRYGDSPGFGSPGGTAKKAGITEVAGGMNIPLADFKEGREVFFAEGKQNKKFYIANGILDADGVISLPKMKTHGLERFTGAVKNQFGCIVGMRKAEFHAKLPDPFDFTRMLIDLNAFIKPRLFIMDGIIAMEGNGPRGGTPRPMNVLLFSADPVALDATACRMINLKPENVPTTLIGSEAGLGTFSGDEIELVGDELKSFLQPDFVVDRSPVKAAQKKKIYQFVNEQLVPKPVIIPEKCTKCGTCIASCPVEGKAVNWPDGDHTKVPVHDYDKCIKCYCCQEMCPQSAIVLKDPFLRKIFVH